From the genome of Gracilibacillus salitolerans, one region includes:
- a CDS encoding rhomboid family protein encodes MFIRNQFVQNKLVLHLMEKEEYELLTTSSNQEEYLLWKRNKRNTDIVRVSLKQYDWKRELEASVQQVEKKVIQNIQLPLFQQNISFHHIFIAEYEPVDSWSDLMKRDSSVPKIDTSFVYIWSQHHEEEFSRFFQKAQLNHALTFSIPENLFELEYQTELLKHRIQQIHKNAEKEILAVFNRGKPRLSYILIAINIILFFLLEYRGGSTNPETLIQFGAKYNVGMMEGEWWRIITSMFLHIGIFHLALNMLALYFIGTLVERIYGNIRFIIIYFLAGLAGGMASFALNPSIAAGASGALFGLFGALLFFGMKNPRIFFKTMGMNVIFIVILNIIFGVFVPQVDNGAHIGGLIGGFIASGIVMLPKSKAFMQQLIAVVIFVFYVFGLLAYGLTNDEVQYNETLQIQRVQQLVEAEQYNEVTEIVTETLPYADQLEAELLFYRSFANIHLESFDQAKRDLEKAVEQKSEFEEAWYNLALLYQQEDEYNKAMHATEQLLDLDSENNSYQELFQELQRAEN; translated from the coding sequence ATGTTTATCAGGAATCAATTTGTTCAAAATAAACTGGTACTTCATTTAATGGAGAAAGAGGAATATGAACTCTTAACAACTTCCTCTAATCAAGAAGAATATTTGTTGTGGAAGAGAAATAAAAGAAATACAGATATAGTGAGAGTATCATTAAAACAATATGACTGGAAAAGGGAACTTGAAGCATCTGTACAACAGGTTGAAAAAAAAGTTATACAAAATATCCAACTGCCTTTATTTCAGCAAAATATTTCATTTCATCATATTTTTATTGCAGAATATGAACCTGTTGATAGCTGGAGTGATCTCATGAAAAGAGACTCATCAGTTCCTAAAATTGATACTTCATTTGTTTATATATGGAGTCAACATCATGAGGAAGAATTCTCTCGATTTTTTCAGAAAGCACAACTAAATCACGCGTTAACTTTTTCTATTCCAGAAAATTTATTTGAATTAGAATATCAAACAGAATTATTAAAACACCGAATTCAACAAATACATAAAAATGCTGAAAAAGAAATCTTAGCTGTTTTTAATAGAGGAAAACCGCGTCTTTCTTATATATTAATAGCGATTAATATTATTTTGTTTTTTCTATTAGAGTATAGAGGTGGGTCGACAAATCCAGAAACACTCATTCAATTTGGAGCCAAATATAATGTGGGTATGATGGAGGGCGAATGGTGGCGCATCATTACCTCCATGTTTTTACATATTGGAATATTTCATTTAGCTCTAAATATGCTTGCCTTATATTTTATTGGTACTCTGGTAGAAAGAATTTACGGAAATATTCGGTTTATCATAATATATTTCCTTGCTGGTCTTGCTGGAGGAATGGCAAGTTTTGCATTGAATCCAAGTATTGCTGCCGGAGCGTCGGGGGCATTATTTGGTCTGTTCGGGGCATTGCTTTTCTTCGGAATGAAAAATCCGAGAATTTTCTTCAAGACAATGGGTATGAATGTCATCTTTATTGTTATCTTAAATATTATTTTTGGCGTGTTTGTACCACAAGTTGACAATGGTGCACATATTGGCGGGTTAATTGGGGGATTTATTGCTTCTGGTATTGTAATGCTGCCAAAATCGAAAGCGTTTATGCAACAACTTATTGCAGTAGTCATCTTTGTTTTTTATGTATTCGGCCTTTTGGCATATGGATTAACCAATGATGAGGTACAGTATAACGAAACGCTGCAAATTCAGCGAGTGCAACAACTTGTGGAAGCTGAACAATATAATGAAGTAACAGAGATTGTCACAGAGACCTTGCCATACGCAGATCAATTAGAAGCAGAATTATTATTTTATCGATCCTTTGCTAACATTCATTTAGAATCATTTGATCAAGCTAAAAGGGATTTAGAAAAAGCAGTGGAGCAAAAGTCTGAATTTGAAGAAGCGTGGTATAATTTAGCTTTATTGTATCAACAAGAAGATGAATATAATAAAGCAATGCATGCCACGGAGCAATTGTTAGATTTAGATAGCGAAAATAATAGTTATCAAGAATTATTCCAAGAATTGCAAAGAGCAGAAAATTAA
- a CDS encoding 5-formyltetrahydrofolate cyclo-ligase: MEKLPFIKEQQRKNTLRQWQQLMNRELIEHAIQTKLLQTDTWRQAQTIGVTISKGLEWDTEYLIHKAWQQEKRIVIPKCNPKDSSMAFYQYQAGDQLENVWADIWEPSISNALFVEKKQIDLMIVPGVVFNKKGFRIGYGGGFYDRFLQNYTGITLSLAADFQIVETIMLEKHDKPVDILISNFGKIYCKHT; encoded by the coding sequence ATGGAAAAGTTACCATTTATAAAAGAACAACAACGAAAAAATACATTGAGGCAATGGCAGCAATTAATGAATCGGGAATTAATTGAGCATGCTATTCAGACGAAATTATTGCAGACAGATACTTGGCGCCAAGCACAGACTATTGGTGTAACAATTTCTAAGGGATTAGAATGGGATACCGAATATTTAATCCATAAAGCTTGGCAACAAGAAAAAAGGATCGTCATTCCAAAATGTAATCCTAAGGATAGTTCAATGGCATTTTACCAATACCAAGCAGGAGATCAGTTAGAAAATGTTTGGGCTGATATATGGGAACCTTCCATATCAAATGCATTATTTGTTGAGAAAAAACAAATAGATCTTATGATTGTGCCAGGAGTTGTATTTAATAAGAAAGGTTTTAGAATTGGGTATGGTGGTGGCTTTTATGATCGTTTTTTACAGAACTATACAGGTATTACATTGTCACTTGCTGCTGATTTTCAGATTGTTGAAACGATAATGCTAGAAAAACACGATAAGCCAGTCGATATCCTGATATCAAACTTCGGCAAAATTTATTGTAAGCATACATAA
- the rpmG gene encoding 50S ribosomal protein L33, whose protein sequence is MRVNITLACTETGDRNYITTKNKRKHPERLELKKYSPRLKRHTLHRETK, encoded by the coding sequence ATGCGCGTTAACATTACTTTAGCTTGTACTGAAACAGGTGACCGTAATTATATTACGACTAAAAATAAACGTAAACATCCAGAGCGTTTAGAGCTTAAAAAATATAGCCCACGCTTGAAACGACATACGTTACACCGTGAAACCAAATAA
- a CDS encoding endolytic transglycosylase MltG: MKQITRAFSLGLLVAAVIIGVTYYLEKPEQAQSTTSPTIYESIQQIEDDGYYVYDEDLESKVDELEQKIEGLQQNTDNELDGMEDDTEDQTEETTITIESGMTIQEIVELLDDNELLSDENAFITYLEENELGRFIQTGEFSLHNDMTIEELANTLTRQTEE; this comes from the coding sequence TTGAAGCAAATCACGAGAGCATTCTCTCTTGGATTATTAGTTGCAGCTGTTATAATAGGGGTTACATATTATCTTGAAAAGCCGGAACAGGCTCAATCTACCACTTCTCCAACAATATATGAATCTATTCAACAAATAGAAGATGATGGTTATTATGTATATGATGAAGATTTGGAGTCTAAGGTAGATGAATTAGAACAAAAAATAGAAGGTTTACAACAAAATACTGATAATGAACTAGATGGAATGGAAGATGATACAGAGGATCAAACGGAAGAAACTACAATCACTATAGAGTCAGGTATGACAATTCAAGAGATTGTTGAATTATTGGATGATAATGAACTACTTTCTGATGAGAATGCATTTATCACCTATTTGGAAGAAAATGAACTGGGTAGATTTATTCAAACAGGTGAATTTAGTCTCCATAACGATATGACTATCGAAGAACTAGCTAATACATTAACGAGACAAACTGAGGAGTAG
- the phoU gene encoding phosphate signaling complex protein PhoU, with product MVGREAFQGELQHLEGLIIELAKKTKEQLQLAIETLYRSDVLQAEQVIQNDKELDELDMKINEEAIVLIARQQPVATDLRRLVVALRISNDLERMADNAKNVAKSTIHLGENHGIQVHPSIKEMKKIAVEMIDLAILSYENEDITLARKLSQLDDVVDNMYSTMLRELLEETATNPQKIQHIMQMAFSGRYVERIGDHATNIGEDVMYLVKGESLDLNN from the coding sequence ATGGTAGGTAGAGAAGCTTTCCAAGGTGAGTTGCAACATTTAGAGGGACTTATAATTGAATTAGCAAAAAAAACAAAAGAACAATTACAATTAGCTATCGAGACTCTATATCGGTCAGATGTATTACAAGCAGAGCAAGTCATTCAGAATGATAAAGAGCTCGATGAGTTAGATATGAAAATAAATGAAGAAGCGATTGTATTGATTGCAAGACAACAACCAGTTGCGACAGATTTGCGCAGACTAGTTGTAGCTCTTCGAATTTCAAATGATCTGGAACGAATGGCAGATAACGCAAAAAATGTGGCGAAATCCACTATTCACTTAGGTGAGAATCATGGTATACAAGTACATCCTTCTATTAAGGAAATGAAAAAGATAGCGGTAGAAATGATTGATTTAGCCATATTGTCATATGAAAATGAAGATATTACTTTAGCAAGAAAATTATCCCAGTTGGACGATGTTGTTGATAATATGTATTCAACCATGTTACGTGAATTACTGGAAGAGACCGCAACAAATCCACAAAAAATTCAGCATATCATGCAAATGGCGTTTAGCGGTAGGTATGTAGAACGAATTGGTGATCATGCAACAAATATTGGAGAAGACGTCATGTATTTAGTAAAAGGTGAATCCTTAGACTTAAATAACTAA
- the pstB gene encoding phosphate ABC transporter ATP-binding protein PstB produces the protein MSIATENKVQIDISSDNTTIENNTTQKRVVYDTKNLNLWYAQNHALKDINLEMKENEVTAIIGPSGCGKSTYIKTLNRMVELVPVVSTTGSIAYKGKNILDKSMKVEDLRTRVGMVFQKPNPFPKSIYENVAYGPKIHGIKKKALLDEIVEKSLRGAAIWDEVKDRLNENAYGLSGGQQQRICIARCLAIEPDVILMDEPTSALDPISTLKVEELIKELKQNYTIIIVTHNMQQAARISDRTVFMLNGEVVEFSETDQLFSNPKDKRTEDYITGRFG, from the coding sequence ATGAGTATAGCTACGGAAAATAAAGTGCAAATTGATATAAGTAGTGATAATACAACTATTGAAAATAATACAACTCAAAAACGTGTTGTTTACGATACAAAAAATTTAAACTTATGGTACGCTCAAAACCATGCACTAAAAGATATTAATTTGGAAATGAAGGAAAATGAGGTAACCGCAATTATCGGACCATCAGGTTGCGGCAAATCGACCTATATTAAAACACTAAATCGTATGGTTGAACTTGTACCAGTTGTTAGTACAACAGGTTCGATTGCTTATAAAGGAAAAAATATACTAGATAAATCTATGAAAGTAGAAGATTTGCGAACGCGAGTGGGAATGGTTTTTCAAAAACCTAATCCTTTTCCGAAGTCGATATATGAGAACGTTGCTTATGGGCCAAAAATTCATGGGATTAAAAAGAAAGCTTTATTGGATGAAATCGTGGAAAAGAGCTTACGTGGCGCAGCTATTTGGGATGAAGTAAAAGACCGTTTAAACGAGAATGCTTATGGGCTTTCAGGAGGTCAACAACAAAGAATTTGTATAGCCCGTTGTTTAGCGATAGAACCAGATGTGATTCTTATGGATGAGCCAACATCAGCTTTAGATCCTATTTCCACATTAAAAGTTGAAGAATTAATTAAGGAATTAAAGCAAAATTACACGATAATCATTGTTACTCATAATATGCAACAGGCAGCAAGAATTTCTGATAGAACCGTTTTTATGTTGAATGGGGAAGTAGTTGAATTTTCTGAAACAGATCAACTATTTTCAAATCCAAAAGATAAGCGTACGGAAGATTATATTACTGGTCGTTTTGGCTAA
- the pstA gene encoding phosphate ABC transporter permease PstA: MEKLEVLHNNNKINARVRKNSIWKSIFFLSTLFGLVVLVVLITRVLFQGLSWIDMDFITGRLSTNADIAGIMGAILGTVWVMLVVIPVTLIIGVGSAIYLELYSKKGIIQSFIETNISNLAGVPSIVYGLLGLTVFVRLMDFGNVVLAGGLTLALLVLPILIVSAQEALRAVPGHLPEASYGMGATKWQTIRRIILPAAIPSILTGSILSLSRAIGETAPLTVLGIPALLIPFPNGIFDTFTALPMQIYYWTIDASLVAEYANLAAATIIVLLLILFILNSVAIFIRNKYQQRY; encoded by the coding sequence ATGGAAAAGTTAGAAGTCTTACACAACAATAATAAGATTAACGCACGTGTGCGAAAAAACAGCATTTGGAAGTCTATATTTTTCCTCTCTACTTTATTTGGACTAGTGGTACTTGTTGTATTAATAACGCGTGTATTATTTCAGGGGTTATCATGGATAGACATGGATTTCATCACGGGGCGTTTATCGACAAATGCTGATATTGCAGGTATTATGGGGGCGATTCTCGGAACCGTATGGGTGATGTTAGTTGTTATTCCTGTCACACTCATTATAGGAGTTGGTTCAGCTATCTACCTTGAATTATATTCAAAAAAAGGTATTATTCAATCTTTTATCGAGACGAATATTTCTAATTTAGCAGGAGTACCTTCGATTGTATATGGTTTATTAGGGCTAACCGTTTTTGTTCGATTAATGGATTTCGGAAATGTGGTTTTAGCAGGTGGTTTAACTTTAGCCTTGCTTGTTTTACCGATCCTTATTGTATCTGCTCAAGAAGCTTTAAGAGCCGTTCCTGGTCATTTACCTGAGGCTTCTTATGGAATGGGTGCAACCAAATGGCAGACAATTCGAAGAATCATTTTACCCGCTGCTATACCAAGTATACTAACCGGCTCGATTTTATCACTTTCTCGTGCAATTGGAGAAACAGCACCTTTAACAGTATTGGGAATACCGGCATTATTGATTCCTTTTCCAAACGGTATATTTGATACCTTTACTGCACTACCAATGCAAATATATTATTGGACTATTGATGCATCATTAGTTGCTGAATATGCAAATTTAGCTGCAGCAACTATCATTGTTTTATTACTAATTTTGTTTATTTTAAATTCTGTTGCGATTTTCATTCGTAATAAGTACCAACAGAGATATTAA
- the pstC gene encoding phosphate ABC transporter permease subunit PstC: protein MATNSESNLNSAVNVSELIAQNKKKKSINNYMEKLVPTILFLLASITVLTTIGILYTLISQAVHFFMEVPILDFFTGTELKPLSQNPEFGILPLLNGTIISSLVAILVAGPIGIMSAIYLSEYASDRVRRILKPLLEVLAGIPTIVYGFFAFTFVTPLIRSIWPQVEATNILSPGIVMGVMIIPMIASLSEDAMTSVPNGMREGSLAMGTTKLETTIKVVIPAAFSGIMASFVLAISRAIGETMIVTIASGSSKNFTFDLTQSMQTMTAYIVEVSGGEAPAGSTLHYSLYAVALTLFVFTMIMNLLAKYISRKFREEY, encoded by the coding sequence ATGGCAACGAACAGCGAATCAAATTTAAACAGTGCTGTCAATGTCAGTGAATTGATTGCCCAAAACAAGAAAAAGAAAAGCATAAACAATTATATGGAAAAGTTAGTTCCTACTATTCTTTTCTTGCTCGCATCAATTACGGTTCTGACTACAATCGGAATTTTATATACACTAATCAGTCAAGCAGTACATTTCTTTATGGAAGTTCCGATATTAGATTTCTTTACAGGAACGGAATTAAAGCCACTTAGTCAAAATCCTGAATTTGGTATTTTACCATTGTTAAACGGGACTATTATTTCGTCTCTTGTTGCAATCCTTGTTGCAGGCCCAATTGGTATTATGTCAGCTATTTATTTAAGTGAATATGCTTCAGATAGGGTGAGAAGAATATTAAAACCATTGTTAGAAGTTTTGGCAGGTATTCCAACAATTGTTTATGGTTTTTTTGCATTCACATTTGTAACTCCTTTAATTCGTAGCATTTGGCCACAGGTTGAGGCTACAAATATTCTAAGTCCTGGAATTGTAATGGGGGTTATGATCATTCCTATGATTGCATCCCTATCTGAAGACGCCATGACTTCTGTTCCTAATGGAATGCGTGAGGGGTCACTAGCGATGGGAACAACTAAATTAGAAACAACTATCAAAGTTGTTATTCCTGCAGCATTTTCAGGAATAATGGCATCATTCGTTTTAGCGATATCAAGAGCAATTGGAGAAACAATGATCGTAACGATAGCAAGTGGAAGTTCAAAAAATTTCACTTTTGACTTGACACAATCCATGCAAACAATGACAGCATATATCGTAGAAGTTTCTGGTGGGGAAGCTCCTGCAGGTTCTACTTTACACTACAGTTTATATGCAGTTGCATTAACATTATTTGTATTTACGATGATCATGAATTTACTTGCGAAATATATCTCTCGTAAATTTAGGGAGGAATATTAA